The following coding sequences lie in one Isoptericola variabilis 225 genomic window:
- the ybeY gene encoding rRNA maturation RNase YbeY gives MSIEVNNETGFDVDEAEFAALARFVLDTLHVHPQSELSILFVDTQAMSELHQQWMDEPGPTDVLSFPMDELRPGRDGEVTPPGTLGDVVLCPEVAVEQAKVAGHSTVEELLLLTTHGILHLLGYDHAEPEEEKEMFGLQRKLLLTFLAGR, from the coding sequence GTGAGCATCGAGGTCAACAACGAGACCGGGTTCGACGTCGACGAGGCGGAGTTCGCGGCGCTCGCCCGCTTCGTGCTCGACACGCTGCACGTGCACCCGCAGAGCGAGCTGTCGATCCTCTTCGTCGACACCCAGGCCATGAGCGAGCTGCACCAGCAGTGGATGGACGAGCCCGGGCCCACCGACGTGCTGTCCTTCCCCATGGACGAGCTGCGCCCCGGCCGCGACGGCGAGGTCACCCCGCCCGGCACGCTCGGCGACGTCGTGCTTTGCCCGGAGGTCGCGGTCGAGCAGGCCAAGGTCGCCGGCCACTCGACCGTCGAGGAGCTCCTGCTGCTCACCACGCACGGCATCCTGCACCTCCTCGGCTACGACCACGCCGAGCCGGAGGAGGAGAAGGAGATGTTCGGCCTGCAGCGCAAGCTGCTGCTCACGTTCCTCGCCGGGCGATGA
- a CDS encoding 16S rRNA (uracil(1498)-N(3))-methyltransferase produces the protein MSAPVFLAEGGGLADVAPGDAYLLDGTEGRHAGVVQRRGPGERLDVVDGAGVRLRCVVEQVTGDGVQLRVAEVVREPAPGVVLTLVQALAKGDRDELAVEAAVEVGVDAVVPWQAERSIVVWRGPRAAKSHARWVATVRAAVKQARRAWVPPVAEPVTTKQLAVRTRDVVAAGGAVVVLHEEAQTPLGAVVLPGVVDRDAGGDAGAAPELLVVVGPEGGISDAELALLIDAGAVAARLGPHVLRTSTAGPVAVALLSERLGRWA, from the coding sequence GTGAGCGCGCCGGTCTTCCTCGCCGAGGGCGGCGGGCTCGCCGACGTCGCGCCGGGCGACGCGTACCTGCTCGACGGGACCGAGGGGCGGCACGCCGGCGTCGTGCAGCGGCGCGGCCCGGGCGAGCGGCTCGACGTCGTCGACGGCGCGGGCGTGCGGCTGCGCTGCGTCGTCGAGCAGGTCACCGGCGACGGCGTGCAGCTGCGCGTCGCGGAGGTGGTGCGCGAGCCGGCGCCCGGCGTCGTGCTCACGCTCGTCCAGGCGCTCGCCAAGGGTGACCGCGACGAGCTCGCCGTCGAGGCCGCGGTCGAGGTCGGCGTGGACGCCGTGGTGCCGTGGCAGGCCGAGCGGTCGATCGTCGTGTGGCGCGGGCCGCGGGCGGCCAAGTCGCACGCCCGCTGGGTCGCGACGGTGCGCGCCGCGGTCAAGCAGGCGCGGCGCGCGTGGGTGCCGCCGGTCGCCGAGCCCGTCACGACCAAGCAGCTCGCCGTCCGGACGCGCGACGTCGTCGCGGCCGGGGGAGCCGTCGTCGTGCTGCACGAGGAGGCGCAGACGCCGCTGGGCGCGGTCGTCCTGCCAGGCGTGGTCGACAGGGACGCCGGCGGCGACGCGGGAGCGGCGCCCGAGCTGCTCGTCGTCGTCGGGCCCGAGGGAGGCATCTCCGACGCCGAGCTCGCGCTGTTGATCGACGCCGGCGCCGTCGCCGCCCGGCTCGGCCCGCACGTGCTGCGCACGTCGACCGCCGGACCCGTCGCGGTCGCGCTGCTCAGCGAGCGGCTCGGCCGCTGGGCGTGA
- a CDS encoding PhoH family protein, with product MTSTPSTRSTERSTEHRIVVPPHVPMVALLGSRDSVLRAVEDGFPGVDVHARGNEIVVSGPAGDVALVSRLLDELVEVVESGTQLTPDVVTRSVKMLTAASAQRPAEVLTFNILSNRGRTIRPKTVGQKRYVDAIDANTITFGIGPAGTGKTYLAMAKAVQALQSKQVNRIILTRPAVEAGEKLGYLPGSLTEKIDPYLRPLYDALHDMMDPDAIPKLIEAGTIEVAPLAFMRGRSLNDSFIILDEAQNTSTEQMKMFLTRLGFGSKMVITGDATQVDLPGGTTSGLRVVEDILMGVDDVEFCRLTSSDVVRHRLVSDIIDAYARWDVARPQDGRDRQDRRGQGRRDREARG from the coding sequence ATGACATCCACACCCAGCACGCGCTCCACCGAGCGTTCGACAGAGCACCGCATCGTGGTGCCGCCGCACGTGCCCATGGTCGCCCTGCTCGGCAGCCGGGACTCCGTGCTGCGGGCCGTCGAGGACGGGTTCCCCGGCGTGGACGTCCACGCACGCGGCAACGAGATCGTCGTGAGCGGGCCGGCGGGCGACGTCGCCCTCGTGTCCCGGCTGCTCGACGAGCTCGTCGAGGTCGTCGAGTCGGGCACGCAGCTCACGCCCGACGTCGTGACCCGGTCGGTCAAGATGCTCACCGCGGCGTCCGCGCAGCGTCCCGCCGAGGTGCTGACCTTCAACATCCTGTCCAACCGCGGGCGCACCATCCGGCCGAAGACGGTCGGCCAGAAGCGCTACGTCGACGCGATCGACGCCAACACCATCACGTTCGGCATCGGCCCCGCAGGGACGGGCAAGACGTACCTCGCCATGGCCAAGGCCGTGCAGGCGCTGCAGTCCAAGCAGGTCAACCGGATCATCCTCACGCGCCCGGCCGTCGAGGCCGGCGAGAAGCTCGGCTACCTGCCGGGCTCGCTCACCGAGAAGATCGACCCGTACCTGCGCCCGCTGTACGACGCGCTGCACGACATGATGGACCCCGACGCGATCCCCAAGCTCATCGAGGCGGGGACGATCGAGGTCGCGCCCCTGGCGTTCATGCGCGGCCGCTCGCTCAACGACTCGTTCATCATCCTCGACGAGGCGCAGAACACCTCGACCGAGCAGATGAAGATGTTCCTCACGCGCCTCGGCTTCGGCTCCAAGATGGTCATCACGGGCGACGCGACGCAGGTCGACCTGCCGGGCGGCACGACGTCGGGCCTGCGCGTCGTCGAGGACATCCTCATGGGCGTCGACGACGTCGAGTTCTGCCGCCTGACGTCGTCCGACGTCGTGCGCCACCGGCTCGTGAGCGACATCATCGACGCGTACGCGCGGTGGGACGTCGCCCGCCCGCAGGACGGCCGCGACCGGCAGGACCGCCGCGGCCAGGGCCGCCGCGACCGGGAGGCGCGCGGGTGA
- the dnaJ gene encoding molecular chaperone DnaJ, with product MTDYYAILGVPRDATPEQIKKAYRRLARELHPDVAGADGEERFKDVARAYEVLSNPEKRQQYDMGVDPTAPGGGAGGGFGNGFGFQDIFETFFGGGAAQSGPVPRARRGQDALVRLDIDLAEAAFGTKRELQVDTAVVCGTCGGNGCRPGTSVRTCEVCHGRGNVQRVARSFLGQVMTTSPCPDCQGFGTIIPEPCADCSGEGRVRSRRTITVNVPAGVDTGTRIKLTAQGEVGPGGGPAGDLYVEIRERPHEVFVRRGDDLHCTLPVPMTAAALGTVLELETLDGPQEIDLRPGTQPGQVVTLKGLGVGHLHAGGRGDLNVHIEVQVPTGLDEEQTELLRALAKLRGEERPDPRLAAAHPGVFSRLRDKLSGR from the coding sequence GTGACCGACTACTACGCGATCCTCGGCGTCCCGCGCGACGCCACGCCCGAGCAGATCAAGAAGGCCTACCGCCGCCTGGCCCGCGAGCTCCACCCCGACGTCGCCGGCGCGGACGGCGAGGAGCGGTTCAAGGACGTCGCGCGCGCGTACGAGGTGCTCTCGAACCCCGAGAAGCGCCAGCAGTACGACATGGGGGTGGACCCGACCGCGCCCGGTGGTGGCGCCGGCGGCGGGTTCGGCAACGGCTTCGGCTTCCAGGACATCTTCGAGACGTTCTTCGGCGGGGGCGCGGCGCAGTCCGGCCCGGTCCCGCGCGCCCGCCGCGGCCAGGACGCGCTCGTGCGGCTCGACATCGACCTCGCCGAGGCCGCGTTCGGCACCAAGCGCGAGCTCCAGGTCGACACCGCCGTCGTGTGCGGGACGTGCGGCGGCAACGGCTGCCGGCCGGGCACGTCGGTGCGCACGTGCGAGGTGTGCCACGGCCGCGGCAACGTCCAGCGCGTCGCGCGCTCGTTCCTCGGCCAGGTCATGACGACGTCGCCCTGCCCGGACTGCCAGGGCTTCGGCACGATCATCCCCGAGCCGTGCGCCGACTGCTCGGGCGAGGGCCGCGTGCGCTCGCGCCGCACCATCACGGTCAACGTGCCCGCGGGCGTCGACACCGGCACCCGGATCAAGCTCACCGCGCAGGGCGAGGTCGGCCCGGGCGGCGGCCCGGCCGGCGACCTGTACGTCGAGATCCGCGAGCGCCCGCACGAGGTCTTCGTGCGCCGCGGAGACGACCTGCACTGCACGCTGCCCGTGCCCATGACGGCCGCCGCGCTCGGCACGGTGCTCGAGCTCGAGACGCTCGACGGGCCGCAGGAGATCGACCTGCGCCCCGGCACGCAGCCCGGTCAGGTCGTCACGCTCAAGGGCCTCGGCGTGGGACACCTGCACGCGGGCGGCCGTGGCGACCTCAACGTCCACATCGAGGTCCAGGTCCCCACGGGCCTCGACGAGGAGCAGACCGAGCTGCTGCGCGCGCTCGCGAAGCTGCGCGGCGAGGAGCGGCCCGACCCGCGCCTCGCCGCCGCGCACCCGGGCGTGTTCTCCCGGCTGCGGGACAAGCTGAGCGGCCGCTGA
- the era gene encoding GTPase Era, with protein MSTTDSPDAPVHRSGFACLVGRPNVGKSTLTNALVGEKVAIMSARPQTTRHTIRGIVHREDAQLVLVDTPGLHRPRTLLGERLNELVKETLGEVDVVAFCLPADQKIGPGDRFIMNQLAPLMEGRRAVPVVAVVTKADLVDRGRLAEHLIAVDQLARSVDRDFSAIVPVSARDGYQVDELTEVLVAHLPEGPDLYPGGELTDEPEQVMVAELVREAALEGVRDELPHSLAVVVEEIVEREGTGEPSAGRPPMLDVRVNLFVERESQKAIVIGRGGSRLREVGTTARRGIERLLGTRVYLDLHVKVAKDWQRDPKQLQRLGF; from the coding sequence ATGAGCACCACCGACAGCCCCGACGCACCCGTCCACCGCTCCGGCTTCGCCTGCCTCGTCGGGCGCCCGAACGTCGGCAAGTCGACGCTGACCAACGCCCTGGTGGGGGAGAAGGTCGCCATCATGTCGGCGCGCCCGCAGACGACGCGGCACACCATCCGCGGGATCGTGCACCGCGAGGACGCGCAGCTGGTGCTCGTGGACACGCCCGGGCTGCACCGCCCGCGCACGCTGCTGGGCGAGCGGCTCAACGAGCTGGTCAAGGAGACGCTCGGCGAGGTCGACGTCGTCGCGTTCTGCCTGCCGGCCGACCAGAAGATCGGCCCGGGCGACCGGTTCATCATGAACCAGCTCGCGCCCCTCATGGAGGGTCGGCGAGCGGTGCCGGTGGTCGCCGTCGTGACGAAGGCGGACCTGGTGGACCGGGGACGCCTCGCCGAGCACCTCATCGCCGTCGACCAGCTCGCGCGGTCGGTCGACCGCGACTTCTCGGCGATCGTCCCGGTCTCGGCCCGCGACGGCTACCAGGTCGACGAGCTGACCGAGGTCCTCGTCGCGCACCTGCCCGAGGGGCCCGATCTCTACCCGGGCGGCGAGCTCACCGACGAGCCGGAGCAGGTCATGGTCGCCGAGCTCGTGCGCGAAGCGGCGCTCGAGGGCGTGCGCGACGAGCTGCCGCACTCGCTCGCCGTCGTCGTCGAGGAGATCGTCGAGCGTGAGGGCACGGGCGAGCCGTCCGCGGGCCGCCCGCCCATGCTGGACGTGCGGGTCAACCTCTTCGTCGAGCGCGAGTCCCAGAAGGCGATCGTCATCGGCCGCGGCGGCTCACGCCTGCGCGAGGTCGGCACGACGGCGCGGCGCGGCATCGAGCGGCTGCTCGGCACGCGCGTGTACCTCGACCTGCACGTCAAGGTCGCCAAGGACTGGCAGCGCGACCCGAAGCAGCTGCAGCGGCTCGGGTTCTGA
- a CDS encoding HIT domain-containing protein has product MNSEQDDCLFCKIVAGQLPADVVARSERVIAFRDIDPQAPVHVLVVPKEHHGDVSVLAAADPQLLAEVVEVADQVAHDLADGQYRFIFNSGPRAGQSVFHVHGHVIAGKQLGWSPA; this is encoded by the coding sequence ATGAACTCCGAGCAGGACGACTGCCTCTTCTGCAAGATCGTCGCCGGACAGCTCCCGGCCGACGTCGTGGCGCGCTCGGAGCGCGTCATCGCCTTCCGCGACATCGACCCGCAGGCCCCGGTGCACGTGCTCGTGGTGCCGAAGGAGCACCACGGCGACGTGTCGGTCCTCGCGGCCGCGGACCCGCAGCTGCTCGCCGAGGTCGTGGAGGTCGCCGACCAGGTCGCGCACGACCTGGCCGACGGCCAGTACCGGTTCATCTTCAACAGCGGCCCGCGTGCGGGGCAGAGCGTGTTCCACGTGCACGGTCACGTCATCGCGGGCAAGCAGCTCGGCTGGTCGCCCGCCTGA
- a CDS encoding S9 family peptidase, whose product MVFRTIATSAALLVSLAVVGAVAGPQWNPVPVADHLQPATSDTAIRGVDAGRAAEIGSVGEHEVRETVLTVPLDGTEVDALLRQPLDDRGDPLPGTPGVVFVHGAGTGRFAEAFTDIASALASAGVTTLVPDKRLDTYSTRERDYVAMAADYARSVDVLRAVEGVDPARVGVYGESEGTWIVPVMQAEDPRVAFTILVSAPVVPPREQAAFAVDNYLRNTGVPEQVFRAIPRAVGMQLPGGGFDYVDFDVRPWLERQTAPVLVVYGTADPSMPVEQGARRIIADTAVRGDDAPVTVRYYAGANHGIKVSDETADGVRVQRLHPDFADDVATWVQGLPGTATAPPRIAGDTPNQLYLAGPVPQPRWWGNGDIVLGAVAAGAGLIVLGPLVWAAHALVRRAVMRRSAAPAPRLAPGLRRALLVLGAGSAATTVALVVYLLTVARLALDYQRDDLVVQGGWVGVRLLGVVTAVAGAVVVLRVIDARAARRAARAPAIASVVAAGGDVPDAVARRAAFGVARGWPAHLTFWCVVVGAVILLLMLAYWGVYQLGI is encoded by the coding sequence GTGGTCTTCCGGACGATTGCGACCAGCGCCGCGCTGCTGGTCTCGCTCGCGGTGGTGGGAGCCGTCGCGGGTCCCCAGTGGAACCCGGTCCCCGTGGCGGACCACCTGCAGCCCGCGACGTCGGACACCGCGATCCGCGGGGTCGACGCCGGGCGTGCCGCCGAGATCGGGTCCGTGGGCGAGCACGAGGTGCGGGAGACCGTCCTGACGGTGCCGCTCGACGGCACCGAGGTGGACGCGCTGCTGCGCCAGCCGCTCGACGACCGCGGCGATCCGCTCCCCGGGACGCCCGGGGTCGTGTTCGTCCACGGGGCGGGCACCGGGCGGTTCGCCGAGGCGTTCACCGACATCGCGAGCGCGCTCGCGAGCGCGGGCGTCACGACGCTCGTCCCCGACAAGCGCCTCGACACCTACTCCACGCGCGAGCGGGACTACGTCGCCATGGCCGCGGACTACGCCCGCTCCGTCGACGTCCTGCGCGCCGTCGAGGGGGTCGACCCGGCGCGTGTCGGCGTGTACGGGGAGTCGGAGGGCACGTGGATCGTGCCCGTCATGCAGGCCGAGGACCCGCGGGTCGCGTTCACGATCCTCGTCTCGGCCCCCGTCGTCCCCCCGCGCGAGCAGGCCGCGTTCGCGGTCGACAACTACCTGCGCAACACCGGCGTGCCCGAGCAGGTCTTCCGCGCGATCCCGCGCGCCGTCGGAATGCAGCTGCCCGGCGGCGGCTTCGACTACGTCGACTTCGACGTGCGCCCCTGGCTCGAGCGGCAGACCGCGCCCGTCCTCGTCGTCTACGGCACCGCGGACCCCTCGATGCCGGTCGAGCAGGGCGCGCGCCGGATCATCGCGGACACCGCCGTGCGCGGCGACGACGCGCCCGTGACGGTCCGGTACTACGCGGGCGCCAACCACGGGATCAAGGTCAGCGACGAGACCGCGGACGGCGTCCGGGTGCAGCGGCTGCACCCCGACTTCGCCGACGACGTCGCCACGTGGGTCCAGGGTCTGCCCGGCACGGCGACCGCACCGCCGCGCATCGCGGGCGACACGCCGAACCAGCTCTACCTCGCCGGACCGGTCCCGCAGCCGCGGTGGTGGGGCAACGGCGACATCGTGCTCGGTGCCGTGGCCGCCGGCGCGGGGCTCATCGTGCTCGGCCCGCTCGTGTGGGCCGCGCACGCGCTCGTGCGCCGGGCCGTGATGCGGCGGTCGGCCGCGCCCGCGCCGCGGCTCGCGCCCGGCCTGCGCCGCGCGCTGCTCGTCCTCGGGGCGGGCTCGGCCGCGACGACGGTCGCGCTCGTCGTCTACCTGCTGACCGTGGCGCGCCTCGCGCTCGACTACCAGCGCGACGACCTCGTGGTGCAGGGCGGCTGGGTCGGCGTGCGCCTGCTCGGCGTGGTCACCGCCGTCGCGGGCGCCGTCGTCGTGCTGCGCGTGATCGACGCACGTGCGGCGCGCCGGGCGGCGCGGGCACCGGCGATCGCGTCGGTCGTGGCGGCCGGCGGCGACGTGCCCGACGCCGTCGCCCGCCGCGCCGCGTTCGGGGTGGCGCGCGGGTGGCCCGCGCACCTGACGTTCTGGTGCGTGGTCGTCGGGGCGGTGATCCTCCTCCTCATGCTCGCGTACTGGGGCGTGTACCAGCTGGGCATCTGA
- a CDS encoding hemolysin family protein, which yields MNVPDPLLALVALVCLALAGMLSAGEAAVLRVTRASLADARAEAEADDDRPEQARVARVRRVRRAQALAVDPTAAVASFALVRVFAQTVALAAATLLLADWFDEWWRVLAAAAVVGLVAGIVFVRLSPRALGFRSPVRVLLSLAGPLTAVHRLAAWLTRRSAARAPDATASEEELRAMADRVRENEAIEAEDRELIRSVFELGGTLAREVMVPRTDMVTADAATPLRKVMRLFLKSGYSRVPVVGASVDDLLGVAYLKDVARVLENDPDAGDRPVSEVARPPVFVPESKPVDDLLRQMQASRSHIAIVVDEYGGTAGLVTVEDVIEELVGELTDEHDVVQVAEPEALGDGTFRVPARMPVDELGELFDLRLDDDDVDTAGGLLAKAIGKVPLVGSTADVGGLRLVGERVEGRRKQLATILVSRTATEAADDAVVPPDQREHA from the coding sequence ATGAACGTCCCCGACCCGCTGCTCGCCCTCGTCGCGCTCGTCTGCCTGGCCCTGGCCGGGATGCTGTCCGCCGGCGAGGCCGCCGTCCTGCGCGTGACGCGGGCCTCGCTCGCCGACGCGCGCGCCGAGGCCGAGGCCGACGACGACCGTCCCGAGCAGGCGCGCGTCGCGCGCGTGCGGCGCGTGCGACGCGCCCAGGCGCTCGCGGTCGACCCGACGGCCGCCGTCGCGTCGTTCGCGCTCGTGCGCGTGTTCGCGCAGACCGTCGCGCTCGCCGCGGCGACGCTGCTGCTCGCCGACTGGTTCGACGAGTGGTGGCGCGTCCTCGCCGCGGCCGCCGTGGTCGGGCTCGTCGCGGGCATCGTCTTCGTGCGGCTCAGCCCGCGCGCGCTCGGCTTCCGTAGCCCGGTGCGCGTCCTGCTCTCGCTCGCCGGCCCGCTCACCGCCGTGCACAGGCTCGCCGCGTGGCTCACCCGCCGCTCGGCCGCGCGCGCCCCCGACGCCACGGCGTCGGAGGAGGAGCTGCGCGCGATGGCGGACCGGGTGCGCGAGAACGAGGCCATCGAGGCCGAGGACCGCGAGCTCATCCGGTCCGTGTTCGAGCTCGGCGGCACCCTCGCGCGCGAGGTCATGGTGCCCCGCACGGACATGGTCACGGCCGACGCCGCGACACCGCTGCGCAAGGTCATGCGGCTCTTCCTCAAGTCGGGCTACTCGCGCGTGCCCGTCGTCGGGGCGTCGGTCGACGACCTGCTCGGCGTCGCCTACCTCAAGGACGTCGCCCGCGTGCTCGAGAACGACCCGGACGCCGGCGACAGGCCGGTGTCCGAGGTCGCGCGCCCGCCGGTGTTCGTGCCCGAGTCGAAGCCGGTCGACGACCTGCTGCGCCAGATGCAGGCCTCGCGGTCGCACATCGCCATCGTCGTCGACGAGTACGGCGGCACGGCCGGGCTGGTCACGGTCGAGGACGTCATCGAGGAGCTCGTCGGGGAGCTCACCGACGAGCACGACGTCGTCCAGGTCGCCGAGCCGGAGGCCCTCGGCGACGGCACGTTCCGCGTGCCGGCGCGGATGCCGGTCGACGAGCTCGGCGAGCTCTTCGACCTGCGCCTCGACGACGACGACGTCGACACCGCGGGCGGGCTCCTCGCCAAGGCGATCGGCAAGGTGCCGCTCGTCGGCTCGACCGCCGACGTGGGCGGCCTGCGCCTCGTCGGCGAGCGCGTCGAGGGCCGCCGCAAGCAGCTCGCCACGATCCTCGTCAGCAGGACCGCCACCGAAGCAGCGGACGACGCCGTCGTGCCGCCGGACCAGAGGGAACACGCATGA